The DNA sequence gtgccattttgtttggataattcttaattattgttttgaaaagtgCAAAACTTTATCTTTACAATATTATCCTATATTCATTGTTTTAGAGGCATATGTGCTAAAATCTGACTATTTCAATATATTTAATTTCTACTTGAATCTCTCTCTATTACtactttacaaattaaaaaatctatttataatcattgaatttttcgcgtagacgccatgtttggtcattcgcactTGCCCAAGTTCCCAAAAAAAGAATTGGATCAAGTTTTGATCTTTTACTTCAATACGAACTATTGAAGGTaacaagaaaaaatttacaagaaatcatgttttttttttaacttgaattttccacatttaaataaatatgaattgaataattgtttttcatagtgtgcagagttctatttatttttatggaagtagtgaatcccccccccccccccaaccctttttatactttaaaactcgGCGATGGTGGGGGCCACCAAGTTTTTCgtgtctagtggccactggccagttggaacatatctgaatcttgacctttcaagggacttgtgtattttatgaaaacagaactaataataatgctgcagattattttcaaatgcccaaaatagtgtcgcagactggctagaaagtttctgctactgggcctacagacatcctccggacattcatacagagagactttcagctttattattagtaaagattaatttcatttatttattttttcttgactatttaaattttgaaacataattggtTGTTTTAGTgtaatttcttcaaaatgaagtcgaacattttattcattttgataTTGAGTTAAATTATGCATAAATCCCTAATTAAATAGTAAATATTAGTGAGACATACTATATTAAAATGTTATCAGATTATAATGTAATGCCTCCGAAAACTATCTCTAATGTAAGTTAATACTTTGCACATGCAAAAGCAAATGAAGCAATCAAACAATCAAATTGAATTTGAGTACCTTATTTGTTGATATAAatctaataaattaattttaatacctcaaatatttttaaatgttaggAACATTTAATATtgttaaatatgtaaatatacagattaaagttttctgaaaaaagttttattaaagtgccaaaaagaaatctgtaatgGAAATTGAACAAAACTGGTATTTACaattaatattgttattttaaactatttttattaatgtcATTTGGTGAAACGGACACATATTAAGACTTAAGCTGTACTGTTTCCTTCTATATATGTATAAGACTAAAAGAAATGTGTACAAATAtgaattttagttaattataaaattttgaaacccaTGAAATGATGCAACGTcttaaaaaatagtattcaaaGAAAaggacttttaataatttttaaattttatttaaacattcaATTGTCATGGAATTGAAATATGTTTTCCAGTTCCAGGATGTTTATTCAAACTGAATAACAGATCCAATTGAGGTGATCAAATCATTATGGTGTacataattatttcatttccgatttttctctatttttctccTGTACTTGCGAAAAATTACTGCTTCCtgcatttaaaaaagttgaataaaaagaaaataaattttgaaaatggcatttttcaatttgacttcattttaatttttaaaatacatgaaGGAGTTACTTTACTTGTAAAATTTATCTAATTATAAAATCttctaaaagtaaaatttattaacaGGTAAAAAAATTGGGTGTGCCAGCCGAAGAAACTTTTCAAACAGTGGATTTGTGGGAACAACAGAACCTCACATCTGTCCTAATTTGTCTACAATCCCTCGCAAGAAaggtttgttttaatttttaaaatgttatggctggtaaaattcagaaaattttccaaaattttaaacaaatgaacCTTGTTTATTTATATGTTATTGTTGTAAGTTGAAACATACCCATGAGTTAACTTTCTTACTACAAATcctcatgcttttgaacttttcactTCTCTAGCCctctcagaagaatgttaatggttAATATAATGTTCTTTTCCCCTACGAATAAAAAGGTTATAAccgtcaaaaactgaaaaaaggggcAGGAAATAGtagtcatatttgaattcagcggGTCATTTTGCATAAGAACCAGCAAAAATGGTGTCAGAAGATTTTTGAGAGATTTTTTCCCCTGCAGTGTCTTAAGTTCGTTTTAGATAGAttatggccccactagatggcgctaatGCTCAATGGACCTTGACAATTTCTGACTTTTGTATTAAACCAATGCAACTGTCATCCGCTCGCATCCACCCGTTaatgtttcaaagtttatttttgattggacgtcaccCATTTTGACTGAAGGAGGCGCTGATAGGagcccctgcatccaccaatcaatggcaacgtaatagaaacaggggttccctgtaacgccctctttgttgccatgagtttcagcaatTGTCACGGTCTATAAGAATTAAGTAGGGCCAgggatagatttaaaaaaaaaaatcttttaaaagaaaaccacaactgtaaagtggtgtaagtcacaaaacgctgcgtttcacatCTCACTGagtattgtttcaattttttgtgtTCGAACTTGGGATGTGCATAAGCAAATTGGTCGATTACCAATTAATCGGCTGTTGTTAATCGACAGAGtcaattaatgataatttttaacacCACCAATTTCTTATAATTTtgactttagaaatagttaatctttgaaagatgatttatttttttccactttcctaatttttctgaaataattttaaaatgtcatccaACTTCTCTGACccattttcatattattgttaataaaattacattatgttaactaggcatgaaaacttttaaatattaggGGGTAACCTGTGGTCAGCAGGCTAATTTATGAGcacttaattaatatttattttttaattattagtagccatttaatccaagacttttattctataaaaaaatttaaacaggtTATCTAGAAGTAATAGGCTAAAGGAGAAAAGAGGCACCCAAAATTACCTGCAaaacaatatttataaaataatttgtgtCACGCTTTTAAAACACCTTTGCCGGTTCAATTTTTTACCAATCTGGCTCCAAACCTGAACCACTGTCCGCTAGGTGTGGATTGCTAGATTTAAGCAACAACAAATGATATGGAATTAATTGAActgatgttcttcatttattATGCTTACTTATAATATTTATTTGATCTATTTTAGGCAtctaaatttggtttcaaaagtaTTGGGCCCAAAGAAGCTGAAGCCAATGTGCGTCAATTCAGCGACGAGCAACTCAAAGCAGGACAAGGAGTCATTAGCCTTCAATATGGATCAAATAAGGGCGCAAATCAAAGTGGAATCAATTTCGGGAATACGCGTCACATGTGAAGTCCATTACTTGTTTTAAACCTGCTCCTGCTTGCTGAAAGTGCAGAATACCCTCCAAAAAACTTAATCCTACATTATTATAAATGTGATTCAAACCAGCCAATTTCCAATACAGTAAAATAACTGTGTGCCgagaaaaaaacattgtttagGATTTATAGAAAATTCTTAAAAGccattttttacagtgcaaggcattcatttaaattttttttaattttatgaaatattttttaaagatcatgAATTGTTTACATTCCTAAAATATTTTCCACATGAAATTGTATGAAAAGTTGTAGTTTGTACTGTCCCCTATTTCTGTTTAGatgtaattttaataaaaaatattctcaaataaCTAGTTCGTTTATTTAACTATATTATGAAAATACAATGGAGATGATACATTTTACTACAAAACACTATTTTAACTACCAATTACATGAACTCATGATACCAATTATGATATCTAAGATGCTTATAAACTGGTCTGGTTTTTGCTTTGTTCTTCTTACCATCTGTCAGAAGTTTCTGTACACTTTGTCTTAATGCTGGCGGTTGCATTTCTTCTTCTAATGTACAAGCTGCTTTAAAGTCTTCTGGTTCTTCAGTAATGCCAAGTCGCAAAATATCCACATCTCTTCTGCAGACGTCTTTTATCTCTGGAAATGAATGGTCTGAAGACATGAAGCGAAAGACaaagtaactgaaaaaaaaagcatctgtaGTGAAGATTATTAAAACTGCTTCTCTTATATTCAGTTAAGTATgactaactaaaaatgaaagaagcAGTTTACAAGTCaatctaactaccaaacggcgcAAACTTGAGAACTGgacaaaattctggatttaggttaattcccactagatatgaacaCAGGTGaagtggtttgactgcataggccctagttcggtgGTAATGGGGGTTCAAAGTCTCTAATTTagctccagaaaagcaatggttttcctttgaaataaacCTTTTCTCACTCTTTTCTTGATATTCCATTGCAGTATCACataactgaatgcattcacagtataGAGTAAATTTCACTGCCCGTACTttgtactaacaagagacgcgacaggtgttaggagagcaaatattgtgccaaatttaaaattccaaagaaaatgcTATCACAGTTTCGAAGCCAAACAAATGAATTTAGACCCACCTTGGTGCCGAACTAAAGCCTATGCACTCAAAATATTTTACCTGAGCTCATATCTAGTAGGAATTGAtctaaatccagaagtttatccagattcgtgaccctcaagtttttgccgtctgaacCACACTAATTGGCAGGAATCCAGAAAATTGCAATGGAGTTTTATTGAAATTGGAAACTTTCATGCAATATCTACCCTTCCAAGACATTCAGCGTCTCTTTTCAGTACAacaaaggagggggaggggaaatTTATTCTGTATTGTAAATGCATTTAATTGGCTCATACTGCAATGCAAATGCCAGAAAATagtttcaacaaaaatttaatttcaaaggaaaaaaacattgcttttttggTCTCAAAataacaactttggacccccgttgcagccaaactagagcctatgcagtcaaactgcTTCCCATtggttcatatctagtgggatttaatcctaaatccagaattttgtcCAGATCtctgaccctcaagttcgtgccatTTGGTAGTAAGAATATTTTAGTTAAATCCTTATCGCACAGtatggactttttttatgcaatgacACTATTAAAAAGCGACATAAATAACATGTATGccacattttgtgaaaaattggtTTAGTAAATTTTTATGGTAAAGGATGGGACATTGTATCAGTATGATCTGTTAGAGATGCAAAACTACAACCATTTTCTAAAATTTggcaaatttatttttcaatggaaaatctTTGTAAAGagcagtttttctttgtatacTTGACATACATAAGGGGCTCCTAATAATCATAAGggtatttaaatggttttttgtATAGCATGTCAAGCTATACAGTTCTGTTCCCTCAATCGGACCAGCTGGTTATTAGGACCACAATGGTCCTGTCCCCAAAATGTGGTCCTATTAATCGGAATCAACTGTATTACGATTTTAATGTATCAAGAGtaagtaaaaatgattttaaaatggaCTTAAataacttacataaaaaaaattgaactgagGGGACACAAGGGTTAATGTACCAAACTTTAAAACTATGTCAATATCCTATaatgagatttttaaattttttaacacaaTTGAGGCACTGAAGCATTTTTTCTGGAACATAATTATCTCGAATGATCAAATTTTATGCAAGcgactttttatttctttttggatttcaggattttattttttgcgtgTGTCCTAAGATTGATCTAGTATTACCAATTAATCTAatccagggttcatacacttgtggttaaaaaaaattctgacttttccaggttatttttaagaaaattccaggttacttgtttcattcaaaattaagtttaagtaacaatattttcaaaataataaaaattgtttaaaggaGCAATGTgcaagaactgaaacttttccacttgtagattttaaaaaaaaaaaaattctctcacattttgttcaaaattgtttttatttgtttactacttgttgaaaacaaagtactttcaacttattttaacgtttctttgatgccacatGTCATGCATATTAGGGTTTTGCTGTACTCGTGCAGCAATC is a window from the Uloborus diversus isolate 005 chromosome 6, Udiv.v.3.1, whole genome shotgun sequence genome containing:
- the LOC129223897 gene encoding probable 28S ribosomal protein S6, mitochondrial, with product MPVHELSVVLKVMPRSELTATLKRIGSLLLENKVVLQKIENHGTKELPYKFYAHSRYFTKGSYFVFRFMSSDHSFPEIKDVCRRDVDILRLGITEEPEDFKAACTLEEEMQPPALRQSVQKLLTDGKKNKAKTRPVYKHLRYHNWYHEFM